In one window of Cellulophaga sp. HaHa_2_95 DNA:
- a CDS encoding DUF1287 domain-containing protein, with translation MRKLLVLILFFSVNFCFSQTEIDQIKLSDCAMELTKQKVVYDPSYFSIDYPNGDVPKGKGVCTDVVIRAYRKIGIDLQKNVHEDMKVNFSVYPQIWGLTRTDKNIDHRRVPNLMTYFKRKGAEKRISDKPKDYLPGDIVCWNLGGATTHIGIVVDKKSTDGKRNLIVHNIGSGQVLADCLFDYKIIGHYRYEI, from the coding sequence ATGAGAAAATTACTTGTACTAATACTGTTTTTTAGCGTTAATTTTTGTTTTTCACAAACAGAAATTGATCAGATTAAATTGTCTGATTGTGCTATGGAATTGACAAAACAAAAAGTTGTTTACGATCCAAGTTACTTCTCAATTGACTATCCAAATGGTGATGTACCAAAGGGTAAGGGAGTTTGCACAGACGTTGTAATTCGTGCTTATCGCAAAATTGGAATTGACTTACAGAAAAACGTTCACGAAGATATGAAAGTTAACTTCAGTGTTTATCCGCAAATTTGGGGACTTACAAGAACTGATAAAAATATTGACCACCGGAGAGTTCCTAATTTAATGACGTATTTTAAACGGAAAGGTGCAGAAAAACGAATCTCTGACAAACCAAAAGATTATTTGCCCGGAGACATTGTTTGTTGGAATTTAGGTGGAGCAACAACTCATATCGGAATTGTTGTCGACAAAAAATCAACAGATGGAAAACGGAATTTAATTGTTCATAATATAGGTAGCGGACAAGTTTTGGCGGACTGTCTTTTTGATTATAAAATTATTGGACATTACAGATATGAAATATAA
- a CDS encoding peroxiredoxin-like family protein produces the protein MIKPRQKAPELTIKLVNDTTWKLSDQSPENFTMILFYRGKHCPVCKSQLEELQKKLDKFMQRGVSVIAISTDTEEVAKATYDEWEISDIPLGYGLPIEEAREWGLFISEGIKNEPKHFTEPGMFLLTPEQTVYWESIQSMPFGRPGFNDVLGGIDYILKADYPARGEA, from the coding sequence ATGATAAAACCGAGACAAAAAGCACCCGAGTTAACTATTAAATTAGTGAATGATACCACGTGGAAACTGAGTGATCAATCACCTGAAAATTTTACCATGATTTTGTTTTACAGAGGTAAACATTGCCCTGTGTGTAAATCGCAGTTAGAAGAGTTACAGAAAAAATTAGATAAGTTTATGCAACGTGGTGTTTCTGTAATAGCCATTAGTACAGACACAGAAGAAGTTGCCAAGGCCACGTATGACGAATGGGAGATTTCAGATATTCCATTGGGTTATGGTTTACCTATAGAAGAAGCCAGAGAATGGGGTTTATTCATTTCGGAAGGTATTAAGAACGAACCTAAACATTTTACCGAACCTGGAATGTTTTTGTTAACTCCAGAACAAACAGTTTATTGGGAATCTATACAGTCTATGCCATTTGGCAGACCTGGTTTTAACGATGTTTTAGGTGGTATTGACTATATTTTAAAAGCAGATTATCCTGCTAGAGGAGAAGCATAG